In one Rutidosis leptorrhynchoides isolate AG116_Rl617_1_P2 chromosome 8, CSIRO_AGI_Rlap_v1, whole genome shotgun sequence genomic region, the following are encoded:
- the LOC139864831 gene encoding ubiquitin C-terminal hydrolase 13-like isoform X2 yields MYLDVADSSSLPYGWSRYAQFSLAVVNQANKKFTVKKYTEHVFNAKESDWGFTSFMSLSDLNDASTGFIKNNTCVIEADVSVRTKEIGYVGLKNQGATCYMNSLLQTLYHIPYFRKAVYHMPTTEIGSIPLALQSLFYKLQYNKTKVGTKELTKSFGWDKYDSFMQHDVQEFNRVLCEKLEDKMKGTVVEGTIQKLFEGHYMSYIECIHVDFKSTRKGSFYDLQLDVKGCKDVYASFDKYVEVEYFGGDNKYHANEYGLQDAKKGVLFIDFPPILQLQLNRFEYDFTRDTMVKINDHYEFPLELDLDRENGKYLSPRADKSVRNLYTLHSVLVHSGGVHGGHYYAFIRPNLSDQWFKFDDEQVTKEDMKRALEEQYGGEEELPQINPGFNKAPFKFTKHSNAYMLVYIRESDKEKINCDVDEKDIAEHLRIRLKKEQEEKEDKKKYKAQAHLYTIIKVARDADLMEQIGKDLYFDLVDHDKVHSFRIQKQTPFNLFKEEVAKEFSVPVQFQRFWIWAKRHNHTYRPNRPLTPQEETQSVGQLKEVSNKAQNAELKLFLEIEIGPDLQPLPPPVKTKEDILLFFKLYDPEKEQLRYVGRFFVKSSSTPYEMISKLNERAGFSPDEDIYFFEERYFEPHVMCEELARKCSFILRNIGDGDIIYFQKIPQFEYEEEYRYPDVPSYLEYVKNRQTVRFRSLDRTGDDFSLELSKLHTYDDVVERVAGKLNMDGSSKIRLTPHNFYSQQPKPDPIKYRVPEHLLHMLGHDHDNQVSDILYYEVLDIPLPELQSLKTLKIGFHHATKQKPDIHNIRLPNESRVGEVVNVIKDKVYFELFDPDAELRLLGLFDHKIYKIFHVNEKIENINDQYWTLRAEEVPEEEKYVGSEDRLIHVYHFTKEAAQNQMVHNQVKNFGEPFFLKIHENETLADVKVRIQRKLEVPYEEFSKWKFAFVSLGRPEYLQDSDVVSNRFQRGDVYGAWEHYLGLEHSDTTTPKRPSTANQNHHTYEKPLKIYN; encoded by the exons ATGTATTTAGATGTAGCTGATTCTTCATCCTTGCCTTATGGTTGGAGTAGATATGCACAATTCAGTTTGGCTGTTGTTAATCAAGCGAACAAGAAATTTACTGTAAAGAAAT ACACAGAACATGTGTTCAATGCAAAAGAGAGTGATTGGGGATTTACATCTTTCATGTCTCTTAGTGATCTAAATGACGCCAGTACAGGGTTTATTAAGAATAATACATGCGTTATTGAAGCTGACGTGTCTGTACGAACCAAGGAGATTGGTTATGTTGGTCTTAAGAACCAAGGAGCAACATGTTACATGAATTCTCTTCTTCAAACCTTGTACCATATTCCTTACTTTAGAAAG GCTGTCTACCATATGCCAACAACCGAAATTGGGAGTATTCCTTTGGCTCTTCAGAGCTTATTTTATAAGCTCCAGTACAATAAAACCAAAGTTGGGACAAAAGAACTTACAAAATCTTTTGGATGGGACAAATATGATTCTTTCATGCAACATGATGTCCAAGAATTTAACAGGGTTTTGTGTGAGAAACTTGAAGACAAGATGAAG GGAACAGTTGTGGAAGGTACGATACAGAAGTTATTTGAAGGACACTATATGAGTTACATTGAATGCATTCATGTGGACTTCAAATCGACTAGAAAAGGATCTTTTTATG ATCTTCAACTTGATGTCAAAGGCTGTAAGGATGTTTATGCTTCTTTTGACAAATATGTTGAAGTGGAATACTTTGGGGGTGACAATAAATACCATGCTAACGAATATGGGTTACAG GATGCTAAGAAGGGTGTGTTGTTTATTGATTTCCCGCCCATTCTTCAACTTCAGCTTAACCGTTTTGAATATGATTTCACTAGGGATACTATGGTAAAG ATAAATGATCATTATGAATTTCCACTCGAGCTTGATCTTGACAGGGAGAATGGCAaatatctatctcctcgtgctgaTAAGAGTGTCCGGAATCTTTATACGCTTCACAG TGTATTGGTTCATAGTGGTGGTGTGCATGGTGGACACTACTATGCATTTATAAGGCCAAATCTGTCTGATCAGTG GTTCAAGTTTGATGATGAGCAAGTTACAAAAGAAGATATGAAGAGGGCATTAGAAGAACAGTATGGTGGTGAGGAAGAG CTACCCCAGATAAATCCTGGCTTCAATAAAGCTCCATTCAAATTTACAAAACACTCAAACGCCTATATGCTTGTCTACATACGCGAAAGTGACAAGGAGAAGATTAATTGTGACGTTGATGAGAAAGATATTGCCGAGCATCTTAGG ATAAGGTTGAAGAAGGAACAAGAAGAAAAGGAAGACAAGAAAAAATATAAAGCACAAGCTCATCTCTATACTATTATTAAG GTTGCTCGTGATGCAGACCTGATGGAACAGATAGGTAAAGATCTATATTTTGATCTTGTGGACCATGACAAAGTTCACAGCTTTCGTATACAGAAGCAAACACCGTTTAATCTTTTCAAG GAGGAGGTTGCTAAAGAATTTAGTGTGCCTGTTCAATTTCAAAGATTCTGGATATGGGCAAAAAGGCATAACCACACATATCGTCCTAATCGGCCTTTAACGCCCCAAGAGGAAACACAATCG GTTGGACAATTGAAGGAAGTTTCTAACAAGGCTCAGAATGCTGAACTGAAACTGTTTTTGGAGATCGAGATCGGACCG GATTTGCAACCCCTTCCGCCACCTGTCAAAACCAAAGAAGATATACTTCTCTTCTTCAAGCTTTATGATCCTGAGAAAGAACAACTTCG ATATGTGGGAAGGTTTTTTGTGAAGAGTTCTAGTACACCATATGAAATGATATCAAAATTGAATGAGAGAGCCGGTTTCAGTCCAGATGAAGATATTTACTTCTTTGAG GAACGGTATTTTGAGCCACATGTTATGTGTGAAGAACTTGCCAGGAAATGTTCATTTATCCTTAGGAAT ATCGGAGACGGAGACATTATTTACTTTCAGAAAATCCCTCAATTCGAGTATGAGGAAGAATATCGATATCCGGACGTCCCTTCATATCTAGAATATGTGAAGAATCGTCAG ACAGTTCGTTTTCGATCTCTGGATAGAACTGGAGATGATTTTAGTCTCGAATT GTCAAAGTTGCATACGTATGATGATGTGGTGGAGAGAGTTGCTGGAAAACTTAATATGGACGGCTCGTCAAAAATCAGGCTTACTCCTCACAACTTCTATTCTCAACAACCCAAACCTGACCCGATTAAGTATCGGGTCCCAGAACATTTGCTACACATGCTGGGTCATGATCATGACAATCAG GTTTCTGATATTTTGTATTATGAAGTGTTAGATATCCCTCTGCCAGAATTACAAAGTTTAAAAACTCTCAAGATTGGTTTTCACCATGCTACCAAACAAAAG CCTGATATTCACAATATTAGGTTGCCTAATGAAAGCCGTGTTGGAGAGGTTGTTAATGTAATTAAGGATAAGGTATACTTTGAATTATTTGATCCAGATGCTGAACTTAGATTGCTTGGATTATTCGATCACAAGATTTACAAG ATCTTCCATGTGAATGAGAAAATTGAAAACATAAATGATCAATACTGGACATTACGTGCTGAGGAA gtTCCAGAAGAAGAGAAGTATGTGGGATCCGAGGATCGTTTGATTCATGTTTACCATTTCACCAAAGAGGCTGCGCAGAACCAGATGGTACATAAT CAAGTAAAAAACTTCGGGGAGCCTTTCTTTTTGAAAATCCATGAAAATGAAACTTTAGCAGATGTTAAAGTCCGAATTCAAAGGAAATTGGAGGTTCCATATGAGGAATTTTCTAAG TGGAAGTTTGCGTTTGTATCTTTGGGACGTCCCGAGTATCTACAAGATTCAGATGTTGTATCAAACCGTTTTCAG AGAGGAGATGTTTATGGTGCCTGGGAGCACTACCTTGGGTTAGAACAttcagacactaccacccctaaaAGGCCCTCCACAGCAAATCAG AACCATCATACGTATGAGAAGCCACTCAAAATATACAACTAG
- the LOC139864831 gene encoding ubiquitin C-terminal hydrolase 12-like isoform X1, translating into MSTVTPQSLDQEDEEMLVPHTEVQEGLQPVPGPVAFDGTLPTEMPQPMEVAGAAENQPVEERQASRLIRWTIKNFSRQSKKKIYSDVFVIGGYKWRVLIFPKGNNVDHLSMYLDVADSSSLPYGWSRYAQFSLAVVNQANKKFTVKKYTEHVFNAKESDWGFTSFMSLSDLNDASTGFIKNNTCVIEADVSVRTKEIGYVGLKNQGATCYMNSLLQTLYHIPYFRKAVYHMPTTEIGSIPLALQSLFYKLQYNKTKVGTKELTKSFGWDKYDSFMQHDVQEFNRVLCEKLEDKMKGTVVEGTIQKLFEGHYMSYIECIHVDFKSTRKGSFYDLQLDVKGCKDVYASFDKYVEVEYFGGDNKYHANEYGLQDAKKGVLFIDFPPILQLQLNRFEYDFTRDTMVKINDHYEFPLELDLDRENGKYLSPRADKSVRNLYTLHSVLVHSGGVHGGHYYAFIRPNLSDQWFKFDDEQVTKEDMKRALEEQYGGEEELPQINPGFNKAPFKFTKHSNAYMLVYIRESDKEKINCDVDEKDIAEHLRIRLKKEQEEKEDKKKYKAQAHLYTIIKVARDADLMEQIGKDLYFDLVDHDKVHSFRIQKQTPFNLFKEEVAKEFSVPVQFQRFWIWAKRHNHTYRPNRPLTPQEETQSVGQLKEVSNKAQNAELKLFLEIEIGPDLQPLPPPVKTKEDILLFFKLYDPEKEQLRYVGRFFVKSSSTPYEMISKLNERAGFSPDEDIYFFEERYFEPHVMCEELARKCSFILRNIGDGDIIYFQKIPQFEYEEEYRYPDVPSYLEYVKNRQTVRFRSLDRTGDDFSLELSKLHTYDDVVERVAGKLNMDGSSKIRLTPHNFYSQQPKPDPIKYRVPEHLLHMLGHDHDNQVSDILYYEVLDIPLPELQSLKTLKIGFHHATKQKPDIHNIRLPNESRVGEVVNVIKDKVYFELFDPDAELRLLGLFDHKIYKIFHVNEKIENINDQYWTLRAEEVPEEEKYVGSEDRLIHVYHFTKEAAQNQMVHNQVKNFGEPFFLKIHENETLADVKVRIQRKLEVPYEEFSKWKFAFVSLGRPEYLQDSDVVSNRFQRGDVYGAWEHYLGLEHSDTTTPKRPSTANQNHHTYEKPLKIYN; encoded by the exons GCGTGTGCTTATATTTCCAAAGGGAAACAATGTGGACCATCTGTCCATGTATTTAGATGTAGCTGATTCTTCATCCTTGCCTTATGGTTGGAGTAGATATGCACAATTCAGTTTGGCTGTTGTTAATCAAGCGAACAAGAAATTTACTGTAAAGAAAT ACACAGAACATGTGTTCAATGCAAAAGAGAGTGATTGGGGATTTACATCTTTCATGTCTCTTAGTGATCTAAATGACGCCAGTACAGGGTTTATTAAGAATAATACATGCGTTATTGAAGCTGACGTGTCTGTACGAACCAAGGAGATTGGTTATGTTGGTCTTAAGAACCAAGGAGCAACATGTTACATGAATTCTCTTCTTCAAACCTTGTACCATATTCCTTACTTTAGAAAG GCTGTCTACCATATGCCAACAACCGAAATTGGGAGTATTCCTTTGGCTCTTCAGAGCTTATTTTATAAGCTCCAGTACAATAAAACCAAAGTTGGGACAAAAGAACTTACAAAATCTTTTGGATGGGACAAATATGATTCTTTCATGCAACATGATGTCCAAGAATTTAACAGGGTTTTGTGTGAGAAACTTGAAGACAAGATGAAG GGAACAGTTGTGGAAGGTACGATACAGAAGTTATTTGAAGGACACTATATGAGTTACATTGAATGCATTCATGTGGACTTCAAATCGACTAGAAAAGGATCTTTTTATG ATCTTCAACTTGATGTCAAAGGCTGTAAGGATGTTTATGCTTCTTTTGACAAATATGTTGAAGTGGAATACTTTGGGGGTGACAATAAATACCATGCTAACGAATATGGGTTACAG GATGCTAAGAAGGGTGTGTTGTTTATTGATTTCCCGCCCATTCTTCAACTTCAGCTTAACCGTTTTGAATATGATTTCACTAGGGATACTATGGTAAAG ATAAATGATCATTATGAATTTCCACTCGAGCTTGATCTTGACAGGGAGAATGGCAaatatctatctcctcgtgctgaTAAGAGTGTCCGGAATCTTTATACGCTTCACAG TGTATTGGTTCATAGTGGTGGTGTGCATGGTGGACACTACTATGCATTTATAAGGCCAAATCTGTCTGATCAGTG GTTCAAGTTTGATGATGAGCAAGTTACAAAAGAAGATATGAAGAGGGCATTAGAAGAACAGTATGGTGGTGAGGAAGAG CTACCCCAGATAAATCCTGGCTTCAATAAAGCTCCATTCAAATTTACAAAACACTCAAACGCCTATATGCTTGTCTACATACGCGAAAGTGACAAGGAGAAGATTAATTGTGACGTTGATGAGAAAGATATTGCCGAGCATCTTAGG ATAAGGTTGAAGAAGGAACAAGAAGAAAAGGAAGACAAGAAAAAATATAAAGCACAAGCTCATCTCTATACTATTATTAAG GTTGCTCGTGATGCAGACCTGATGGAACAGATAGGTAAAGATCTATATTTTGATCTTGTGGACCATGACAAAGTTCACAGCTTTCGTATACAGAAGCAAACACCGTTTAATCTTTTCAAG GAGGAGGTTGCTAAAGAATTTAGTGTGCCTGTTCAATTTCAAAGATTCTGGATATGGGCAAAAAGGCATAACCACACATATCGTCCTAATCGGCCTTTAACGCCCCAAGAGGAAACACAATCG GTTGGACAATTGAAGGAAGTTTCTAACAAGGCTCAGAATGCTGAACTGAAACTGTTTTTGGAGATCGAGATCGGACCG GATTTGCAACCCCTTCCGCCACCTGTCAAAACCAAAGAAGATATACTTCTCTTCTTCAAGCTTTATGATCCTGAGAAAGAACAACTTCG ATATGTGGGAAGGTTTTTTGTGAAGAGTTCTAGTACACCATATGAAATGATATCAAAATTGAATGAGAGAGCCGGTTTCAGTCCAGATGAAGATATTTACTTCTTTGAG GAACGGTATTTTGAGCCACATGTTATGTGTGAAGAACTTGCCAGGAAATGTTCATTTATCCTTAGGAAT ATCGGAGACGGAGACATTATTTACTTTCAGAAAATCCCTCAATTCGAGTATGAGGAAGAATATCGATATCCGGACGTCCCTTCATATCTAGAATATGTGAAGAATCGTCAG ACAGTTCGTTTTCGATCTCTGGATAGAACTGGAGATGATTTTAGTCTCGAATT GTCAAAGTTGCATACGTATGATGATGTGGTGGAGAGAGTTGCTGGAAAACTTAATATGGACGGCTCGTCAAAAATCAGGCTTACTCCTCACAACTTCTATTCTCAACAACCCAAACCTGACCCGATTAAGTATCGGGTCCCAGAACATTTGCTACACATGCTGGGTCATGATCATGACAATCAG GTTTCTGATATTTTGTATTATGAAGTGTTAGATATCCCTCTGCCAGAATTACAAAGTTTAAAAACTCTCAAGATTGGTTTTCACCATGCTACCAAACAAAAG CCTGATATTCACAATATTAGGTTGCCTAATGAAAGCCGTGTTGGAGAGGTTGTTAATGTAATTAAGGATAAGGTATACTTTGAATTATTTGATCCAGATGCTGAACTTAGATTGCTTGGATTATTCGATCACAAGATTTACAAG ATCTTCCATGTGAATGAGAAAATTGAAAACATAAATGATCAATACTGGACATTACGTGCTGAGGAA gtTCCAGAAGAAGAGAAGTATGTGGGATCCGAGGATCGTTTGATTCATGTTTACCATTTCACCAAAGAGGCTGCGCAGAACCAGATGGTACATAAT CAAGTAAAAAACTTCGGGGAGCCTTTCTTTTTGAAAATCCATGAAAATGAAACTTTAGCAGATGTTAAAGTCCGAATTCAAAGGAAATTGGAGGTTCCATATGAGGAATTTTCTAAG TGGAAGTTTGCGTTTGTATCTTTGGGACGTCCCGAGTATCTACAAGATTCAGATGTTGTATCAAACCGTTTTCAG AGAGGAGATGTTTATGGTGCCTGGGAGCACTACCTTGGGTTAGAACAttcagacactaccacccctaaaAGGCCCTCCACAGCAAATCAG AACCATCATACGTATGAGAAGCCACTCAAAATATACAACTAG